DNA sequence from the Buchnera aphidicola str. Ua (Uroleucon ambrosiae) genome:
TTCATCATATCAAAAAATTCATCATTAGTTTTAGTCATAGAAAGCTTATTTAATAAAAATTCCATTGCATCTATTTCACTCATGGGATGAATGATTTTTCTTAAAATCCACATTTTTTGAAGTTCATCTGGTAATGTTAATAATTCTTCTTTTCTAGTTCCAGATCGATTATAATCAATTGCTGGAAATACACGTTTTTCTGCAATTTTTCTAGATAAAGGAAGCTCCATATTACCTGTTCCCTTAAATTCTTCATAAATTACTTCATCCATTTTAGAACCAGTATCTACTAATGCAGTTGCAATAATAGTTAAACTTCCTCCTTCTTCTACATTACGTGCAGCACCAAAAAATCTTTTAGGTCTATGTAAAGCATTAGCATCTACTCCACCTGTTAAAACTTTTCCAGATGCCGGTACAACCGTATTATAAGCACGTGCTAAACGTGTAATAGAATCTAGTAAAATAATTACATCTTTTTTATGTTCTACTAATCTTTTAGCTTTTTCAATCACCATTTCGGCTACTTGAACATGTCTCGATGCTGGTTCATCAAAGGTAGATGCAACTACTTCACCTTTAACTAATCTTTGCATTTCAGTTACTTCTTCTGGTCTTTCATCGATTAGCAAGACCATTAAAACACAATCTGGATGATTATAAGCAATACTTTGTGCAATATTTTGAAGTAATATTGTTTTACCTGCTTTTGGAGGAGCAACAATTAGTCCTCTTTGTCCTCTTCCAATTGGAGAAGCTAAATCTAAAACTCTTGCTGTTAAATCTTCAGTTGATCCGTTACCACGTTCCATTCTCAATCTAGAATTAGCATGTAATGGTGTTAGATTTTCAAATAATATTTTGCTTCTTGCGTTTTCTGGTTTATCATAATTTACTTCATTAACTTTAAGCAGAGCGAAATATCTTTCGCCTTCTTTAGGTGGTCTAATTTTTCCAGAAATAGTATCACCAGTACGTAAATTAAATCTACGAATTTGACTTGGTGAAACATAAATATCATCAGGACCAGCTAAATAAGAACTATCTGCAGAACGCAAAAATCCGAATCCATCTTGAAGTATTTCTAAAACACCATCTCCAAATATATCTTCTCCACTTTTTGCATGTTGTTTAAGAATCGTAAAAATAATATCTTGTTTACGCATACGCGCTAAATTTTCTAACCCCATTTTTTCACCAAGAGTAATTAATTCAGAAACTGGCATATTTTTAAGTGCAGTAAGGTTCATAATGGTGGGTTCTTAGTAAAATCGGGGTAAATCGCTCGAAATAAAAAATTATGATATAAATTTAAAATTTATTGATAAATTTAAAATGAAATTAAATTTTTAATATGTTTATTTTGTATTTCATGATGTTTTAATATTTTTTTTTATGTGTTCATCTAAAAATTCTTTAAGTTGTATTTTAGAAATTGCACCAACTTTTGTAGCTAGTACTTCACTATTATAAAACAATAATAGTGTTGGAATACTTCGAATAGAATACATTGGTGCAATATTAGAATATTCTTCAATATTTACTTTTCCTATGGAAATATTAGAATATTCTTCTGCTATTTCTTCTAAAATAGGAGCTAATATTTTACAAGGATTACACCATGGAGCCCAAAAATCAACTAAAAAAAAATTTTTTGATTGTAAAACTTTATTTTTAAAATTTTGTTCAGTTAGTTCAATTATTTTATTCATTTAAGTGTTTTACTCGAAAATAAGAAATTATAATTAATAGATTTTAAAACTCTATAATATAAAATTATATTCTATCATTTTTCATAACTTTTTTAAAACTAAATTTAAAAAATTTATTGATAATTATTTTATCTGTGATGTTATATTATTTTTTTATAATTTTTTTAAGATTATATATTTTAAATTTGTTTTCTTCTATTTTTTCAATAGATTGTTTTAAAATGTATGTCTTATCCCATTTTAAATCTTCATGGGGTAATTCAGATAAAAACCTACTAGGTAACATGTTTACTCTTTTTCCATATTTCTGATATATTTGAGGATAAGTAAAAAATAATTGTTTTTTTGCTCGAGTGATTCCAACATAAGTTAATCGTCTTTCTTCTTCTAAATTATTATTATCAATACTTTTTTGATTAGGCAGAATACCTTCACACATACCAATAATAAATACTGTAGAAAATTCTAATCCCTTAGAAGCATGTAAAGTCATTAATTGTACTTGATTTTTTTTTTCTTCTGTTGTATTTTCATCTGAAAAATCGCGAATAGTCATTCTTTCAACAATTTGTGATAAATTCATTGGTTGTTCAAATGAATTTCCTTCAAGCATATTTTTAAACCATTTTGATAAAGTATTAATATTATTTATGCTATTTTGAATTTTATTAGGTTCTTTGAATGTTTTAGCAATCCATTCTTTATAATTAATATCATGAATTATATCATCAATAATATTATATTTTTTTAAAAAAGATTTTTTAGTAAATTCTTTAATTTTGAAAATAAATTCTTTAATTTTATTAATAGTGTTTTTTTTTAAAAAACTATTTATTTCTAAATTATCGCTTACTTGAAAAAAACTTGTTTTTGTTTGATTAGCCTTTTCTTCTATTTTTTTTAATGTAATCTTACCAATTTTACGTGAAGGAATATTGATAATACGCATAAATGCATAATCATCGTGAGGATTAATAATTAGACGTAGGTAACTTAATAAA
Encoded proteins:
- the trxA gene encoding thioredoxin, which produces MNKIIELTEQNFKNKVLQSKNFFLVDFWAPWCNPCKILAPILEEIAEEYSNISIGKVNIEEYSNIAPMYSIRSIPTLLLFYNSEVLATKVGAISKIQLKEFLDEHIKKNIKTS
- the rho gene encoding transcription termination factor Rho, translating into MNLTALKNMPVSELITLGEKMGLENLARMRKQDIIFTILKQHAKSGEDIFGDGVLEILQDGFGFLRSADSSYLAGPDDIYVSPSQIRRFNLRTGDTISGKIRPPKEGERYFALLKVNEVNYDKPENARSKILFENLTPLHANSRLRMERGNGSTEDLTARVLDLASPIGRGQRGLIVAPPKAGKTILLQNIAQSIAYNHPDCVLMVLLIDERPEEVTEMQRLVKGEVVASTFDEPASRHVQVAEMVIEKAKRLVEHKKDVIILLDSITRLARAYNTVVPASGKVLTGGVDANALHRPKRFFGAARNVEEGGSLTIIATALVDTGSKMDEVIYEEFKGTGNMELPLSRKIAEKRVFPAIDYNRSGTRKEELLTLPDELQKMWILRKIIHPMSEIDAMEFLLNKLSMTKTNDEFFDMMKRS